From Nocardioides sp. HDW12B, the proteins below share one genomic window:
- the gnd gene encoding phosphogluconate dehydrogenase (NAD(+)-dependent, decarboxylating), translating into MSEQTSRGGSTEALDHIGMVGLGKMGKNMRDRMRGAGLTVVGYDRNPEVSDTESLEALVQALPQPRVVWIMVPAGGPTDETVTALADLLDEGDLVVDGGNSRWTDDERHAAELDAHGVAYVDCGVSGGVWGLENGYGLMAGGAPEHIEQLRPFFDALKPEGELGFVHAGRAGSGHFSKMVHNGIEYAVMQAYAEGYELLQAADMVDNVTEVFRSWREGTVIRSWLLDLLVQALDEDTDLQGIQGYAEDSGEGRWTVEAAIEHAVATPAIAASLFARFVSRQEDSPAMKAVAAMRNQFGGHAVHAGPPAGDAGGHAGGQGSGGSPTGS; encoded by the coding sequence ATGAGTGAGCAGACGAGCCGGGGCGGGAGCACGGAGGCGCTCGACCACATCGGCATGGTCGGCCTGGGCAAGATGGGCAAGAACATGCGCGACCGCATGCGGGGCGCCGGGCTGACGGTGGTCGGCTACGACCGGAACCCCGAGGTCAGCGACACCGAGTCCCTCGAGGCGCTGGTCCAGGCGCTTCCGCAGCCCCGCGTCGTGTGGATCATGGTCCCGGCCGGTGGGCCCACCGACGAGACGGTGACCGCCCTGGCCGACCTGCTCGACGAGGGCGACCTGGTCGTCGACGGCGGCAACTCCCGCTGGACCGACGACGAGCGCCACGCCGCGGAGCTCGACGCCCACGGCGTCGCCTACGTCGACTGCGGCGTCTCGGGCGGGGTCTGGGGCCTCGAGAACGGCTACGGCCTCATGGCGGGCGGTGCTCCCGAGCACATCGAGCAGCTCAGGCCCTTCTTCGACGCGCTCAAGCCCGAGGGCGAGCTGGGGTTCGTCCACGCCGGCCGTGCCGGCTCGGGCCACTTCTCGAAGATGGTCCACAACGGCATCGAGTACGCCGTCATGCAGGCCTACGCCGAGGGCTACGAGCTGCTCCAGGCCGCCGACATGGTCGACAACGTCACGGAGGTGTTCCGCTCCTGGCGCGAGGGCACCGTCATCCGGTCCTGGCTGCTCGACCTCCTCGTCCAGGCGCTCGACGAGGACACCGACCTCCAGGGCATCCAGGGCTACGCCGAGGACTCGGGCGAGGGACGCTGGACCGTCGAGGCGGCCATCGAGCACGCGGTCGCCACCCCGGCGATCGCGGCGTCGCTCTTCGCCCGCTTCGTGTCCCGGCAGGAGGACAGCCCGGCCATGAAGGCCGTGGCGGCGATGCGCAACCAGTTCGGCGGTCACGCCGTGCACGCCGGGCCGCCGGCGGGCGACGCCGGTGGTCACGCGGGCGGTCAGGGGTCGGGCGGGAGCCCGACCGGCTCCTGA
- the dnaN gene encoding DNA polymerase III subunit beta codes for MKFRVERDVLTEAVAWAARGLPVRPSVPVLAGLLIETTDTGDGLVLSTFDYETSARASIPATVQDEGKALVSGRLLADICRSLPAKPVDMAIDGAKVVLTCGSAKFTLQTMPVDEYPALPAMPQSTGSVSSDVFAQAVGQAVTAAGRDDMLPVLTGVRIEIAGSNISLLATDRFRLSLRELSWDPQPTDVEAHALVPARVLAETARALTSGSTVTIALSGTGAGEGIIGFEGEVGGGFRRTTTRLLDGEFPRVRTLFPAEHATTARLNRTELIEAVKRVSLVAERNTAVQLKFDDDGLTLDAGHGDEALATELIDAQVKGEGIVTGFNPQFLLDGLTAIEEPVVELAFTQAAKPAVITGVPDLDGERNTDFQYLLMPRRLLS; via the coding sequence GTGAAGTTCCGAGTCGAACGCGACGTGCTGACCGAGGCCGTGGCGTGGGCCGCCCGCGGACTCCCGGTCCGTCCCAGCGTGCCGGTGCTCGCCGGCCTCCTCATCGAGACCACCGACACCGGTGACGGGCTGGTCCTCTCGACCTTCGACTACGAGACGTCCGCACGGGCCTCGATCCCGGCGACGGTCCAGGACGAGGGCAAGGCGCTGGTCTCCGGCCGGCTGCTGGCCGACATCTGCCGCAGCCTCCCTGCCAAGCCGGTCGACATGGCGATCGACGGCGCCAAGGTGGTGCTGACCTGCGGTTCGGCGAAGTTCACCCTCCAGACCATGCCGGTCGACGAGTACCCGGCGCTGCCCGCGATGCCGCAGTCGACGGGCTCGGTCAGCAGCGACGTCTTCGCCCAGGCCGTCGGGCAGGCCGTGACCGCGGCCGGTCGCGACGACATGCTCCCCGTGCTGACCGGTGTGCGCATCGAGATCGCCGGGAGCAACATCTCCCTGCTGGCCACCGACCGCTTCCGGCTCTCCCTGCGCGAGCTCTCCTGGGACCCCCAGCCGACCGACGTCGAGGCCCACGCCCTGGTGCCGGCCCGGGTGCTGGCCGAGACGGCCCGCGCGCTCACCTCCGGCTCGACCGTCACCATCGCCCTGTCGGGCACCGGTGCCGGCGAGGGCATCATCGGCTTCGAGGGCGAGGTCGGCGGCGGCTTCCGCCGGACCACCACGCGCCTGCTCGACGGCGAGTTCCCCCGGGTCCGCACGCTGTTCCCGGCCGAGCACGCCACCACCGCCCGTCTCAACCGCACCGAGCTGATCGAGGCCGTCAAGCGCGTCTCGCTGGTCGCCGAGCGGAACACCGCGGTCCAGCTCAAGTTCGACGACGACGGGCTGACCCTCGACGCCGGGCACGGCGACGAGGCGCTGGCGACCGAGCTGATCGACGCCCAGGTCAAGGGCGAGGGCATCGTCACCGGCTTCAACCCGCAGTTCCTGCTCGACGGCCTCACCGCCATCGAGGAGCCGGTCGTCGAGCTCGCCTTCACCCAGGCCGCCAAGCCGGCGGTCATCACCGGGGTCCCCGACCTCGACGGGGAGCGCAACACCGACTTCCAGTACCTCCTGATGCCGCGCCGGCTGCTGAGCTGA